GGGTCTGGGTAATCAGTTGATCGACGAGAGGTGCATTCTTCTCGACATCGTCGGGTAAAATCACCATGTCATTTCCTTCCGCATACGATTCCACCAAAGCGGCAGCCTGGGCGCTGACCGGTGTATTCGAATCATTGCCGACAATTTTTCTGACAACAGGGCCGGTGAAACCAAGCTGTTTTGCAAGGTAATTTTTAACCGGGAGACGAGAAAGACCACTCTCTTCACCTGAAAGGGAAAAGTCATTTCCCATGATCGATAACACTCCGGCGGAAATACCTGATTTAAAAGGGGTAAATTCTCCTGCGGAGTTTCCTTCCAATAGTCTTCCGGGACCGGGGAAATACTTGAGACAGGCTGCCGTTCCCGCTTCCTGGCAGCCTTGAATGAACCGGGTACAGAATTCGGAAACTGCATTCGGGTCGCTGCCGAAACAGTTGATGCTGAAAGCAACGGGATCCGATCTCTGAATGCTGTTGCCCGGGGGAGCGAAAATCCAGTTGATACCCTGCACTTTGGCTTCAAGGCCGGTTATTTTCCCCTCACGGTAAGCCATTTCAGGCGCGCCGGTTGCACCGAGCGCCATCGGTGAAGAAAAGTGGGTGGCGTCTTTGTCCCAAAACCAGGCCCCGCTTTCAAAATCAGCAGCGAAGAGAATCGGTATCTGGGAAAGGCTTTGGATATTTTTCACCACTTCGCGGAGCTTCCCGGCATTAAATTCCAAAACCAGTCTGGGTTTCCAGGATTTTATATCGGAAGCGAAGTATACAGCGCCCGGTCCGCATTTCCGAACCAGGTTCTGAACCTTCTCGCTGTATTCCGGGAGAAGGAAATATCCGATGGGATCGACAGCCAGGCAAAGGGTTTGCCCAAGTTTTTGAGTGTCATTCATGGCAGGGAATACGGTTCCCGCCAAGGTTGCAGCAGGTGCAGTTTCACTTTTCTCACGGTTGCATCCGTTGGAAATCAGAAGCAAAACCATTCCGAGTGAAAGAGTTTTAAGAAGTATGGAAAAAGAATTGCTCATGCCCGTTCCTTTTTGGAAAGATCGAAATAAATGAAGGTGAACATCAGACCGCCCAGTGCAATATAGATAAATCCATGTATCGCCGGTCCCAGTATCAGCCTCCCGATACCGAACAGGAAAAACCACACGCTGAAAGCGCCTAAAATCCAGTTTAGAAAATCGAGTCCGATATGCGGTTTTGGATGGATCAGCTCTTCTTTCGGGATACGGTCTGATATTTTTTTCCAGAGCCTGCCGCCTGGCTGCACACGGCGATAGAAAGCTTCAAGATGCTCAACGGGAACCGGCCTGGTAAGAAAAGTAACGGTGACCCAGGCGGCGGTGGAGATGAGCGTTGTCACCATCATGAGAACGGTGAACCCCTTGTTCGTATCGGTGTTGAATCCCATGAGCATGAGCGCCGCGGAGACTACGAGCGAGGTCGCCATGGCGGTAACTTCGCTCCATGCATTCACCCTCCACCAGAACCAGCGCAGGATGTAAACCAGTCCGGTTCCCGCTCCGATAGTCATGAGGAATTTGAACGCCCCTACGATTGTGGACATCATGGATGTCACGATTGCGGAGACAATGAGCAAGAGCACAGTAGTGATCCGTGCGACCATCACGTAGTGTTTTTCTCCTGCGTTTTTATTCAGGAATCTCATGTAAAAATCGTTGACGATATAAGAGCTGCCCACATTCAGGTGTGTAGAGATGGTTGACATGAACGCGGCGGCGAACGAGGCGATCAGAATTCCCCGGTAATAAGGCGGCAGGTGAGCGATCATTACCTGCACATAGCCGCCTTCCGCATCCTTGGCATTGGGGTATAGAATTATGGAAACCAGGGCTACCAGTATCCAGGGCCAGGGACGGAGAGCATAGTGGGCGATATTGAACCAGAGAGCAGCGAGGAGCGAATTTTTCTCATCCTTCGCCGCGAACATACGCTGGGCGATGAATCCGCCACCGCCGGGTTCCGCGCCGGGATACCAAGCTGCCCACCAGATAACACCGATATAGACGAATATGGTGGAAAGCGGCATCCAGGACCCGTCGAGCCGGGGAAAGAAATTCAGCACATCGGCGCCGAGCGGGGAAGCAGCGGATACCTGAGTCTTCAGAGCTTCTATGCCTCCTACCGCATGCACCGCCCAAAAAGCGAGGATTATCGAGCCGATCATGGCGATAATGAACTGGAAAAAATCGGTTATTACCACACCCCAGAGGCCGCTGAAAGAAGAATAAATCACGGTGATCACCAGACAGATGGCCACCGCAGTCCATTTATCGATCCCCATGGTCATGGACATGATCTTCGCCATGGCCAGGGTGACCCAGCCCATGGTGATGCAGGTGATGGGGAGCGCAAGGTAAAGAGCGCGGAATCCGCGGAGAAAAGCCGCCGGCTTGCCGGAATACCGGAGCTCGATGAATTCCACATCGGTAATAACCTCGGCGCGCCTCCAGAGCCTGGCATAGAAAAAAACGGTCAGGATGCCGGAAAGCGCCATGTTCCACCAGAGCCAGTTTCCCGCTATCCCGTCACGGGCCACCATGCCGGTTACCGCAAGCGGAGTATCCGCAGCGAAGGTTGTGGCCACCATGCTCGTGCCGACCAGCCACCAGGGAAGACTTCGCCCGGAAACAAAAAAGCTCTTCACCGAGGCGCCCGCCTTACGGGTGTAAACGATTC
The genomic region above belongs to Candidatus Latescibacter sp. and contains:
- a CDS encoding sodium:solute symporter family protein — encoded protein: MILNWIDWSFIALYFVASLVVGIVYTRKAGASVKSFFVSGRSLPWWLVGTSMVATTFAADTPLAVTGMVARDGIAGNWLWWNMALSGILTVFFYARLWRRAEVITDVEFIELRYSGKPAAFLRGFRALYLALPITCITMGWVTLAMAKIMSMTMGIDKWTAVAICLVITVIYSSFSGLWGVVITDFFQFIIAMIGSIILAFWAVHAVGGIEALKTQVSAASPLGADVLNFFPRLDGSWMPLSTIFVYIGVIWWAAWYPGAEPGGGGFIAQRMFAAKDEKNSLLAALWFNIAHYALRPWPWILVALVSIILYPNAKDAEGGYVQVMIAHLPPYYRGILIASFAAAFMSTISTHLNVGSSYIVNDFYMRFLNKNAGEKHYVMVARITTVLLLIVSAIVTSMMSTIVGAFKFLMTIGAGTGLVYILRWFWWRVNAWSEVTAMATSLVVSAALMLMGFNTDTNKGFTVLMMVTTLISTAAWVTVTFLTRPVPVEHLEAFYRRVQPGGRLWKKISDRIPKEELIHPKPHIGLDFLNWILGAFSVWFFLFGIGRLILGPAIHGFIYIALGGLMFTFIYFDLSKKERA
- a CDS encoding glycoside hydrolase family 3 N-terminal domain-containing protein; this translates as MSNSFSILLKTLSLGMVLLLISNGCNREKSETAPAATLAGTVFPAMNDTQKLGQTLCLAVDPIGYFLLPEYSEKVQNLVRKCGPGAVYFASDIKSWKPRLVLEFNAGKLREVVKNIQSLSQIPILFAADFESGAWFWDKDATHFSSPMALGATGAPEMAYREGKITGLEAKVQGINWIFAPPGNSIQRSDPVAFSINCFGSDPNAVSEFCTRFIQGCQEAGTAACLKYFPGPGRLLEGNSAGEFTPFKSGISAGVLSIMGNDFSLSGEESGLSRLPVKNYLAKQLGFTGPVVRKIVGNDSNTPVSAQAAALVESYAEGNDMVILPDDVEKNAPLVDQLITQTQLGKMEMSAINSSALKIMKMKDALKLTIQDRNLSPILTGIGIDEYRRTARDIVQSSITLLRNDDAILPLNFNKQYILFLHFIDAQSVSDATFFSDKIANACPEAKQVTIFQEPDKRITHEVLRRSSEAAIVVCTFFINPAPGIDASRIPREYVQLIHQALLRNRNTVGVSFFSPFLINELPELKAFLAAYSISDFSMSAVLDVLSGKTGAAGRLPVTISDRYPAGFGLKLASPHPISPLP